One stretch of Schlesneria sp. DSM 10557 DNA includes these proteins:
- a CDS encoding NADH-quinone oxidoreductase subunit D — MSLTLEDPRIVEFDVRTDEMLVNMGPQHPSTHGVLRLLLRTDGEIVHEVTPHIGYLHRCAEKIGENLSPPQWIPYTDRMDYLAAMNMNLGFSLAIEKLIGMEVPEKAMTLRVIISELNRIASHLVGMGAYGLDLGTFSPFLYAFREREIILDLFEEVCGARLTYSYLTIGGATHDLPDQITIPPGLAQLTGRDPNLSLSWSDALRMFLDWMGPRIREYHTLLTRNAIFVQRTAGLGILSPEMAMSYGCTGPVLRGSGVDYDLRRDGEPIYTRMYEGYNFKIPVAPFTDSTFGKIPPEVRLGDNWSRFFVRMMEVAQSIEIVRQALDRYPTTKGDYRVPFKMNQKLPTDEVYLETECPKGSMGFYIVGDGDAEPFRARAKSSCFCNLSITGPLCQGVLIADIPSIVGSLDIVMGEIDR, encoded by the coding sequence ATGAGCTTGACACTCGAAGACCCCCGCATCGTTGAGTTTGATGTTCGCACTGATGAAATGCTGGTGAACATGGGGCCGCAGCATCCGAGTACTCACGGAGTGCTGCGACTGTTGCTGCGAACGGACGGCGAGATCGTTCACGAGGTGACTCCCCACATCGGTTATCTGCATCGCTGTGCCGAGAAGATTGGTGAAAACCTGTCGCCGCCTCAGTGGATTCCCTACACCGACCGGATGGACTATCTCGCTGCGATGAACATGAATCTTGGATTCAGTCTCGCCATCGAGAAGTTGATCGGGATGGAAGTTCCCGAGAAGGCGATGACGCTGCGGGTCATCATCAGTGAACTCAATCGTATTGCCAGTCATCTCGTGGGTATGGGGGCTTATGGGCTTGATCTGGGGACTTTCAGCCCGTTCCTGTACGCGTTTCGCGAACGCGAAATCATTCTCGACCTGTTCGAAGAAGTCTGCGGTGCACGTCTGACATACAGCTATCTCACGATCGGCGGTGCGACTCATGATCTGCCAGATCAGATCACAATTCCGCCCGGGTTGGCACAACTGACGGGCCGGGATCCTAATTTGAGCCTGAGCTGGTCGGATGCACTGCGGATGTTTCTCGACTGGATGGGGCCCCGAATCAGGGAATACCATACGCTGCTTACGCGGAATGCCATTTTCGTGCAGAGGACGGCAGGGTTGGGGATTCTCAGTCCCGAAATGGCGATGAGCTACGGCTGTACCGGGCCCGTGCTGCGAGGCAGCGGTGTCGACTACGACCTGCGGCGAGACGGTGAGCCCATCTACACACGAATGTATGAAGGCTACAACTTCAAAATTCCAGTGGCTCCCTTCACCGATTCGACCTTCGGAAAGATCCCTCCTGAAGTGCGACTGGGGGATAACTGGTCTCGGTTCTTTGTGCGGATGATGGAAGTCGCGCAGTCGATCGAGATCGTTCGACAGGCACTTGATCGATATCCAACGACGAAGGGAGACTATCGAGTCCCCTTCAAGATGAATCAGAAGCTGCCGACGGACGAGGTGTATCTGGAAACGGAATGCCCCAAGGGTTCGATGGGCTTCTACATCGTTGGCGATGGCGATGCGGAGCCGTTTCGGGCACGTGCCAAAAGTTCGTGCTTCTGTAATCTGTCCATCACCGGCCCTCTGTGTCAGGGTGTGCTGATCGCCGATATTCCGTCCATCGTCGGTTCGCTCGACATCGTGATGGGCGAGATCGACCGGTAG
- a CDS encoding PAS domain S-box protein, which translates to MVDDNSSNLLAIRSLLEDLAQDIVEVHSGEEAIQRAANEEFAVILLDVKMPGISGYETAAAIRSGERSHHTPIILVTAGDLERSQLEEGYALGAVDFLSKPIMPVALQAKVKSFVHLFQEKQRARHESDQFRLLVQGTTDYAIFMLDPQGRVATWNAGAERIKGYQADEIIGQHFTKFYPQEAIDRGWPEYELKVATAEGRFEDEGWRLRKDGSQFWAVVVITALRDVNGNLRGFSKVTRDLTARKRVEESLRQTEERFRLLIETATDYAIFVLDPQGHVVSWNAGAERIKQYTAHEIIGQHFSKFYPQEAINQGRPDNALRRAREESRYEDEDWRVRRDGSRFWANVVIAALKDEHGRLRGFSKITRDMTSRKEAEENTRKLIEEAAARKAAEENARLIRDQREWLRVTLASIGDAVIATDTSGRVTLLNPVAEGLTGWTIAEAQGRPLDEVFVICNEQTRRTVENPVEKVLRDGAVVGLANHTILIAKNGDEHPIDDSAAPIRNEAGNMIGVVLVFRDVTEHRRAERELKASEARKSAILETALDGIVTMDHQGKVVDFNSAAEKAFGYSRSEIVGQPMADFLVPVALRQQFYEGLERYLQTGIGAHVGQRHELSALNADGTETPFEVSITRSTSEGLPLFTAYLRDIRDRKRSEAVLRGQKRVLELLVQGAPLPDVLDALCEVMVGNAEDNLVAMVQLASSDGKRLRATAGRRVPADFFRAMDGIVIGPNAGACGLAAFRGEATIVADLANENVTVENRELALAHGLTAGWITPIHSSEGKVLGTFAVYFPNRRQPTEGERQLVDVLTSTASVAIERRRAEAAVRESEKTARFLAEASASLAVLEDFDSTLQKVASLAVPHFADWATVDLVEADGVLRRVAVAHVDPVRVALAHEVHRRFSGDQISTRGAWNVIRTGRAEVVPEISEELLRQSVKDDEAFHVLRELGLKSYLGVPLKVRGRIIGVVTFLGAESGKRYTEVDLVTAQDLADRASIAIENTRMYRELIDADRRKDEFLATLAHELRNPLAPIRNSLQILKMPQVDEATARQSREMMERQVHHLVRLVDDLLDLSRVMRGKIELRKEAVELASIVARAVETARPLIDSQGHRLEISLPEESLVIDGDPVRLTQVVGNLLTNSAKYTDAGGHIHLTIRREGDLAVLSVKDTGIGIAPEMLPRVFELFVQADHATTKAQGGLGIGLTLVKNLVEMHGGSVSVTSEGLGQGSEFTVRLLLMNRQQQNGDDSNHTADGAEVPHVCHRVLVVDDNQDAALSLTMLLRLHGHEVQVAHDGLSALKLAETFHPAVIFLDIGMPGMDGYEVARRIRKNPEMKGTVLTALTGWGQLEDRRRTAEAGFDYHLVKPPEPQAVENILASLPKSISP; encoded by the coding sequence TTGGTTGATGACAATTCTTCCAACCTGCTCGCAATACGCTCACTTCTCGAGGATCTGGCCCAGGACATTGTTGAGGTTCACAGTGGCGAAGAGGCGATTCAGCGAGCGGCCAATGAAGAGTTCGCAGTCATTCTCCTTGATGTAAAAATGCCTGGCATCAGTGGTTATGAAACCGCTGCCGCGATTCGATCGGGCGAGCGTTCTCATCATACCCCCATCATTCTGGTCACTGCGGGAGATCTTGAGCGATCGCAGTTGGAAGAGGGGTACGCGCTCGGTGCAGTCGACTTTCTGAGTAAGCCGATCATGCCGGTTGCTCTTCAGGCCAAGGTCAAAAGCTTTGTCCATCTGTTTCAGGAGAAGCAGCGGGCCCGACATGAATCTGACCAGTTTCGATTGCTCGTGCAGGGGACGACCGATTACGCGATTTTCATGCTCGATCCCCAGGGGCGAGTGGCCACCTGGAACGCGGGGGCTGAGCGAATCAAGGGGTATCAGGCTGACGAGATCATTGGCCAGCACTTCACGAAGTTCTATCCGCAGGAGGCGATCGACCGGGGTTGGCCCGAATATGAATTGAAAGTGGCCACTGCCGAAGGACGGTTCGAGGACGAAGGCTGGAGATTACGCAAGGACGGATCCCAATTCTGGGCCGTGGTTGTGATCACCGCCCTACGCGATGTGAATGGCAACCTGCGAGGATTCTCGAAGGTGACCCGGGATCTGACGGCCCGAAAACGAGTGGAAGAGTCGCTTCGTCAAACCGAAGAGCGATTCCGCCTGTTGATTGAGACGGCGACCGACTACGCCATTTTTGTTCTCGATCCCCAGGGGCACGTTGTCTCGTGGAATGCGGGTGCCGAGCGGATCAAGCAATACACGGCCCATGAGATTATCGGGCAGCATTTTTCGAAGTTCTATCCTCAGGAGGCCATCAATCAAGGCCGCCCGGACAACGCGCTGCGGCGTGCGCGGGAGGAAAGTCGGTATGAAGATGAGGACTGGCGGGTTCGCAGGGATGGTTCCCGTTTCTGGGCGAATGTGGTGATTGCGGCCCTGAAGGACGAGCATGGCCGACTGCGCGGTTTTTCCAAGATTACGCGGGACATGACGTCGCGAAAAGAGGCAGAGGAGAACACGCGAAAACTGATTGAAGAAGCCGCTGCCCGTAAGGCGGCGGAAGAAAACGCACGACTCATTCGGGATCAACGCGAATGGCTGCGAGTCACTCTTGCGAGTATTGGCGATGCGGTGATTGCCACTGACACATCCGGCCGGGTGACGTTGCTCAATCCGGTTGCGGAAGGGTTAACGGGTTGGACGATCGCAGAAGCGCAAGGCAGACCGCTCGACGAAGTCTTTGTCATTTGCAATGAGCAGACGCGGCGGACAGTCGAGAACCCCGTCGAAAAAGTATTGCGCGATGGTGCCGTAGTGGGACTGGCAAACCACACCATTCTGATCGCGAAAAATGGGGACGAACATCCGATCGATGATAGTGCTGCACCGATCCGCAATGAAGCGGGGAACATGATCGGTGTGGTACTGGTGTTCCGCGACGTCACCGAGCATCGTCGAGCCGAACGTGAACTCAAGGCGAGTGAAGCACGGAAAAGCGCGATTCTGGAAACCGCGCTGGACGGCATCGTCACCATGGACCACCAGGGGAAGGTTGTTGATTTCAATTCAGCCGCAGAGAAGGCGTTTGGTTATTCAAGAAGTGAGATCGTGGGACAACCCATGGCCGATTTTCTCGTCCCGGTGGCCCTGCGTCAGCAATTCTACGAGGGACTGGAACGCTACCTCCAAACGGGTATCGGCGCGCATGTAGGCCAGCGTCATGAACTGTCGGCACTCAACGCAGATGGGACGGAAACACCCTTTGAAGTCTCCATCACCCGTTCCACTTCAGAGGGCTTGCCCCTGTTCACGGCCTACCTGAGAGACATCAGGGATCGCAAACGGAGTGAGGCGGTTCTTCGTGGTCAAAAGCGAGTTCTGGAACTGCTTGTTCAAGGGGCACCTCTTCCGGATGTGCTCGATGCGTTGTGCGAAGTGATGGTGGGGAATGCCGAGGATAATCTCGTGGCGATGGTGCAATTAGCGAGTTCCGACGGCAAGCGACTTCGTGCAACGGCAGGTCGCCGCGTTCCTGCTGACTTTTTCCGCGCGATGGACGGCATCGTGATCGGCCCCAATGCAGGAGCTTGCGGGTTGGCGGCTTTTCGAGGCGAGGCGACAATCGTTGCTGATCTTGCGAACGAGAACGTGACAGTTGAGAACCGGGAACTGGCACTCGCGCACGGGTTGACTGCGGGCTGGATTACGCCCATTCATTCCTCCGAGGGAAAGGTCCTGGGGACGTTCGCCGTTTACTTTCCGAACAGGCGTCAGCCCACTGAGGGGGAACGTCAACTGGTCGACGTTCTGACCAGTACAGCCAGCGTCGCTATTGAGCGACGTCGCGCGGAAGCTGCCGTCCGTGAGAGTGAGAAAACCGCTCGCTTCCTCGCAGAAGCGAGTGCTTCGCTAGCTGTTCTCGAAGATTTTGACAGCACTTTGCAGAAAGTGGCGTCGCTGGCCGTTCCCCACTTTGCGGACTGGGCCACGGTCGATCTCGTCGAGGCGGACGGTGTCCTCAGACGCGTCGCCGTCGCTCATGTCGATCCGGTTCGGGTTGCTTTGGCTCATGAGGTCCACCGACGTTTCTCCGGTGATCAGATCTCGACCCGGGGGGCGTGGAATGTCATTCGAACGGGGCGGGCCGAGGTCGTTCCCGAGATCAGCGAAGAACTTCTCCGGCAATCCGTGAAAGATGATGAAGCGTTTCATGTCCTGCGGGAATTGGGGCTGAAATCCTACCTGGGAGTCCCCTTGAAGGTCCGCGGCCGAATCATTGGAGTCGTCACCTTCCTCGGGGCCGAGTCGGGCAAGCGTTACACCGAAGTCGATCTTGTCACTGCCCAGGACCTTGCTGACCGGGCGTCAATCGCAATCGAAAATACGCGGATGTATCGCGAGTTGATTGATGCGGACAGACGGAAGGACGAGTTCCTGGCCACTCTCGCCCATGAACTTCGGAATCCTCTGGCCCCCATCCGCAATTCGCTTCAGATCCTGAAAATGCCGCAGGTGGACGAGGCAACCGCCAGACAGTCACGTGAGATGATGGAGCGTCAGGTTCATCATTTAGTGCGGTTAGTGGATGATCTCCTTGATCTTTCCCGTGTGATGCGTGGAAAGATTGAGCTGCGTAAGGAAGCGGTGGAACTCGCGTCGATTGTGGCTCGCGCCGTCGAAACGGCCCGTCCACTCATCGATTCCCAGGGGCATCGTCTGGAGATCAGTCTGCCGGAGGAATCGCTGGTCATCGACGGCGATCCCGTGCGGCTCACCCAGGTTGTCGGAAACCTGTTGACCAACTCTGCCAAGTATACCGATGCAGGAGGTCACATCCATCTAACCATCCGACGCGAGGGGGACCTGGCAGTGCTCAGTGTGAAAGACACTGGTATCGGAATCGCCCCCGAAATGCTGCCGCGAGTCTTTGAACTGTTCGTTCAGGCGGACCACGCAACAACAAAGGCCCAGGGGGGGCTCGGTATCGGACTCACGCTGGTTAAGAATCTGGTCGAGATGCACGGGGGAAGTGTGTCTGTGACCAGTGAGGGGTTGGGCCAGGGGAGTGAATTCACTGTCCGACTGTTGCTGATGAATCGCCAGCAGCAAAATGGTGACGACTCGAATCACACGGCGGACGGAGCAGAGGTTCCTCATGTGTGTCATCGTGTGCTGGTCGTCGATGATAATCAGGACGCAGCTCTCAGTCTGACCATGCTGTTACGCCTGCACGGCCACGAAGTACAGGTCGCCCATGATGGACTTTCCGCTCTAAAATTGGCCGAGACCTTTCACCCCGCTGTGATTTTTCTCGATATCGGCATGCCGGGGATGGACGGGTACGAAGTGGCGCGTCGGATCCGTAAGAACCCTGAGATGAAAGGGACGGTGTTGACGGCCTTGACCGGTTGGGGGCAACTGGAAGACCGGCGTCGGACTGCAGAAGCCGGGTTTGACTACCATCTCGTCAAACCGCCCGAGCCACAGGCGGTTGAGAATATCCTGGCTTCGTTGCCGAAATCGATTTCTCCCTGA
- a CDS encoding isochorismatase family cysteine hydrolase — MTRRNRDLHGSAPDKSAVALLLIDVINDLDFPEAESMLPRALSMSQQIARLKRRARENDVPIIYVNDNFGRWRSDLLAQVEHCLRDGVRGKPIVQSLRPEEDDYFVLKPKHSGFFSTTLNTLLEYLEVKTLILTGIATNICVLFTANDAYMRDFKLVVPQDCVASNTPEECDYALDQMQKILKADIRPADELCFDELKK, encoded by the coding sequence ATGACACGGCGGAATCGAGACCTGCATGGAAGTGCTCCAGATAAGTCGGCCGTAGCGTTGCTGCTGATCGATGTCATTAATGATCTGGATTTTCCCGAGGCGGAATCGATGCTGCCGCGCGCCCTTTCCATGTCACAGCAGATTGCGAGGCTCAAACGGCGAGCCAGGGAGAATGACGTCCCCATAATCTACGTCAACGACAATTTTGGGCGCTGGCGCTCTGATCTTCTCGCCCAGGTGGAACACTGCCTGCGTGACGGTGTCCGGGGGAAGCCAATCGTGCAGTCCCTGCGTCCCGAGGAAGACGATTACTTCGTGTTGAAACCAAAGCACTCGGGGTTCTTCTCAACGACGCTCAATACGTTGCTTGAGTATCTCGAAGTGAAGACCCTGATTTTGACAGGAATCGCGACCAATATCTGTGTCTTATTCACTGCGAATGATGCCTACATGCGTGACTTTAAGCTCGTCGTCCCGCAAGATTGTGTCGCCTCGAATACGCCCGAGGAGTGCGACTACGCCCTGGACCAGATGCAGAAGATCTTGAAAGCAGATATTCGTCCCGCGGACGAACTCTGCTTTGATGAGCTCAAAAAATAG
- a CDS encoding MarR family winged helix-turn-helix transcriptional regulator has product MAKSATSIETIATSCVAGRLRLLNRVVTNTYDDAMRPLGLKLTQFIILSVTARLGVARPSDVCKSLELDASTLSRTVERMVAKGWLEIMPDEDGRSHPFRLTEAGKRLMQQAIPAWEQAQTQAKTILGDEGLKLLDGAIHRIKSLNSPR; this is encoded by the coding sequence ATGGCCAAGTCTGCGACCAGCATTGAAACAATCGCCACCTCCTGCGTTGCCGGGCGGTTGCGATTGCTCAACCGTGTGGTAACGAATACCTACGACGACGCCATGCGCCCACTCGGCCTTAAACTGACGCAGTTTATTATTCTGTCCGTAACCGCGAGGCTGGGAGTAGCGCGTCCCTCTGATGTCTGCAAATCCCTGGAACTGGATGCTTCAACTCTCAGTCGTACAGTCGAACGAATGGTGGCCAAAGGGTGGCTGGAAATTATGCCTGACGAGGACGGGCGATCGCATCCCTTCCGCCTGACGGAAGCAGGAAAGCGACTCATGCAGCAAGCAATCCCCGCCTGGGAACAAGCTCAGACCCAGGCGAAGACCATTCTCGGTGACGAGGGACTGAAACTCCTGGACGGCGCGATCCACCGAATCAAGTCTCTCAACTCCCCACGTTAG
- a CDS encoding cupin domain-containing protein — translation MTQKPTLLSAQQGRTLAVVGDVYRFLATGEETHQQYSQFEATVPPGGGPPPHTHSREVEGFYILEGEITFTIGDSKFVATAGMFANMPVGVAHAFKNESDRPAKMLVTVAPAGLEKMFFEFGVPLAEGAVTAPPPTMEEIQKLLQIAPNYGIEIQLPPG, via the coding sequence ATGACGCAAAAACCAACTTTGCTCAGTGCTCAACAAGGAAGAACGCTCGCCGTCGTCGGAGACGTCTATCGTTTTCTCGCGACCGGGGAGGAAACTCATCAACAGTACTCTCAGTTTGAGGCAACCGTCCCGCCAGGAGGAGGACCTCCCCCCCATACCCACAGCCGAGAAGTCGAAGGTTTTTATATCCTCGAAGGAGAAATCACATTCACCATCGGTGACAGCAAGTTCGTTGCGACCGCGGGAATGTTCGCCAACATGCCTGTCGGTGTCGCACACGCTTTCAAGAACGAGAGCGATCGCCCCGCAAAAATGCTCGTGACGGTTGCACCTGCCGGTTTGGAAAAGATGTTTTTTGAATTCGGCGTACCGCTGGCCGAAGGCGCCGTCACCGCCCCCCCGCCGACAATGGAAGAAATCCAGAAACTGCTTCAGATTGCCCCCAACTACGGCATCGAGATCCAGCTTCCGCCAGGATAA
- a CDS encoding NfeD family protein: MKCQSKPDTVRDIVLASLFSIILFAPVRGVDGQEEPVARTRVPLGQFVTVTSPVDDIVYSRISSAALRLQQQATQEDRPAVLVLQIEPGTSQFHHIQGLSKFLTSSQVANVTTVAWIPAAVTGPNVLLALACKQIVMHPDAELGDIGRGKPLEAEEQQAILAMAQKRHNSKINAAIVRGMMDPQEQLWRVRVRSMAAGTDELETRVVTKDELETLRRTNVTIENVEIVKDPGSVGLFRGSTARSLDILVSQTAENRTSVATLYGLQRDSLRETAFEKENRKARLIKVDGIIDRLQESFLIRQIGSAVADGAQVIVFEIDSPGGLLVASITLANAIADLESNKVRTIAYVPREAISGAAIIALGCDDIYLRPDAKIGDAGPIEMRPGQPFERAPEKILSPLKVALRELAEKKHRPAAICEAMADRTMKVYQVTHRDSGQIWYMSELDIHASNGEWIQGPLLRETNGELLFTANGTRAHELKLAESPVSDVDDLKARIGLPVSTKLVPIAKTWVDRLVFSLNHPGMVMLMIVLGVALIYLELHFMTGILGIMSVLCFSLFFWSNFMGGTAGWLEVVLFVLGLGCLAVEAFVIPGFGVFGVSGILLVICSLVMAGHSWTFDFMTNIEELTWQTGQIMLAFGIVFAIGLAITRYLPSMPGFDSLVLGPPGGGADEPRLRGASLAGTVGSGVSIEIGDKGHALTMLRPAGKAQIENRSVDVISEGPFIAPGANLEVVSISGNRIVVRQVPERA; this comes from the coding sequence ATGAAGTGCCAATCAAAGCCTGACACAGTACGCGATATCGTATTGGCCAGCCTGTTCTCAATCATCCTGTTCGCTCCCGTCCGGGGTGTCGACGGACAGGAGGAACCCGTAGCGAGAACACGAGTTCCTCTCGGGCAGTTCGTGACGGTGACAAGTCCTGTTGACGATATTGTATACAGCCGGATTTCTTCCGCCGCCCTACGTCTTCAGCAGCAAGCCACACAAGAAGATCGCCCTGCCGTGCTGGTGCTCCAGATCGAACCCGGGACCAGCCAGTTTCATCATATTCAGGGGCTGTCCAAGTTCCTGACTTCATCCCAGGTGGCGAACGTCACTACTGTGGCCTGGATTCCTGCGGCCGTCACGGGTCCCAATGTTTTGCTCGCCCTGGCCTGTAAGCAAATTGTCATGCATCCGGATGCGGAACTGGGTGACATTGGTCGAGGCAAACCCCTCGAGGCAGAAGAGCAGCAAGCGATTCTCGCGATGGCTCAGAAACGCCACAACAGCAAAATCAATGCGGCGATCGTGAGGGGGATGATGGATCCGCAGGAGCAACTGTGGCGGGTCAGAGTTCGTTCGATGGCTGCGGGCACTGATGAACTGGAGACCCGCGTCGTGACGAAGGACGAGTTGGAAACGCTTCGTCGAACGAACGTTACGATTGAAAATGTGGAAATCGTCAAGGATCCCGGCTCGGTTGGGTTGTTTCGGGGTAGCACGGCGAGGTCACTGGATATTCTTGTCTCTCAAACCGCCGAGAATCGGACATCGGTGGCGACACTCTATGGCCTCCAGCGAGACTCGCTTCGCGAGACCGCATTCGAGAAGGAGAATCGCAAAGCCCGTCTGATCAAGGTGGATGGAATTATCGATCGACTTCAGGAAAGTTTCCTGATCAGGCAAATCGGTAGTGCGGTCGCCGACGGTGCACAGGTGATTGTGTTCGAGATCGACTCGCCAGGCGGGTTGCTCGTTGCCAGTATTACCCTGGCAAACGCTATTGCGGATCTTGAATCTAACAAGGTTCGGACGATTGCCTATGTTCCGCGAGAAGCGATCAGTGGCGCGGCAATCATCGCGTTAGGGTGTGACGATATCTATCTACGTCCCGATGCAAAGATCGGGGATGCCGGACCGATCGAGATGCGTCCCGGTCAACCGTTTGAGCGTGCACCGGAAAAAATCCTCAGCCCTCTCAAGGTGGCGCTGCGTGAGCTGGCCGAAAAAAAACATCGCCCCGCGGCCATTTGCGAAGCCATGGCTGACCGCACAATGAAGGTCTATCAGGTCACTCATCGGGATAGCGGCCAGATCTGGTACATGAGCGAGCTCGACATACACGCTTCCAATGGCGAGTGGATCCAGGGGCCCCTGTTGCGCGAAACCAACGGTGAACTGCTCTTCACTGCGAATGGGACCCGTGCACACGAGTTGAAGCTGGCGGAATCTCCCGTCAGTGACGTTGATGACTTGAAGGCCCGGATCGGTCTCCCCGTTTCGACAAAACTGGTTCCGATCGCCAAGACCTGGGTTGATCGGCTGGTTTTCAGTCTGAATCATCCTGGAATGGTGATGCTGATGATCGTTTTGGGGGTCGCGCTGATTTATCTGGAGCTGCACTTCATGACGGGCATCCTTGGGATTATGTCCGTGCTCTGTTTTTCCCTGTTCTTCTGGAGCAACTTCATGGGGGGGACAGCCGGATGGCTGGAGGTGGTTCTCTTCGTGCTTGGTCTGGGTTGCCTGGCTGTCGAAGCGTTCGTGATTCCTGGTTTTGGAGTCTTCGGTGTCTCCGGCATTCTGCTTGTGATCTGCTCGCTGGTGATGGCTGGCCATTCATGGACCTTTGATTTCATGACAAATATTGAGGAGCTCACGTGGCAAACCGGCCAGATAATGCTGGCGTTCGGAATCGTCTTCGCGATTGGGCTGGCGATCACTCGGTATCTTCCCTCAATGCCGGGATTCGACTCCCTGGTTCTCGGCCCGCCGGGCGGGGGAGCCGACGAGCCACGTTTGCGGGGTGCGTCTCTCGCCGGGACAGTTGGATCGGGGGTTTCAATCGAAATTGGCGACAAAGGGCATGCCCTAACGATGTTACGTCCCGCAGGTAAAGCTCAAATTGAGAATAGGTCCGTCGACGTGATCAGTGAAGGCCCATTCATTGCTCCCGGCGCAAACCTTGAAGTTGTTTCGATTTCCGGCAATCGCATCGTGGTTCGGCAAGTTCCGGAGAGAGCATGA
- a CDS encoding TraR/DksA family transcriptional regulator, which produces MLKKTELEEFKVLLQNLRARVRGDVLHLTADALDRNENGSESKSPTHLAELGTETYDQEFTLRRVENEQEVLEEIEEAFERISDETFGVCAGCREAGRSPAKSMIPKTRLREIPYARNCVECERKREARM; this is translated from the coding sequence ATGCTGAAGAAAACTGAGCTGGAAGAGTTTAAGGTTTTGTTGCAAAATCTTCGTGCACGTGTCCGTGGCGATGTCCTGCACCTGACCGCTGATGCCTTGGATCGGAACGAGAATGGCTCGGAGTCGAAATCTCCGACGCATCTCGCTGAGTTAGGGACCGAGACCTACGACCAGGAGTTTACGCTGCGGCGCGTGGAAAATGAGCAGGAAGTTCTTGAGGAAATCGAAGAGGCTTTCGAACGCATCAGTGACGAAACCTTCGGCGTTTGCGCCGGATGTCGCGAAGCGGGTCGCTCCCCAGCCAAGTCGATGATTCCCAAAACTCGCTTGCGAGAAATCCCCTACGCCAGGAACTGCGTCGAATGCGAACGGAAACGCGAGGCACGAATGTAA
- a CDS encoding signal peptidase II, whose protein sequence is MRTETRGTNVTSDDGSASSCDTATATCSSASRPWARYICFAVIAASGLIGDLWSKHAVFQWLQPHHQHEVWSGSFLGIPVDFQFATTFNLGALWGMGQGQTWLFASLSVLAVFVLVYFLYTGQAVESWWLTISSGLLLAGTLGNLYDRLGLHGHLDLNGRPIYGVRDFLDFVFFNGGFHWATFNLADSYLVTGAILLVLQSFTQPVAAPATSLSATQSCP, encoded by the coding sequence ATGCGAACGGAAACGCGAGGCACGAATGTAACTTCAGACGACGGGTCGGCAAGTAGCTGCGACACGGCGACTGCCACCTGTTCCTCTGCGTCCCGTCCCTGGGCGAGATACATCTGTTTCGCGGTCATTGCGGCCAGCGGTCTGATCGGCGATCTTTGGTCAAAACACGCAGTTTTTCAGTGGCTGCAACCGCATCACCAGCATGAAGTCTGGAGTGGCTCGTTTCTTGGCATTCCTGTCGATTTTCAGTTTGCCACGACATTTAACCTGGGTGCTCTGTGGGGCATGGGGCAAGGACAAACCTGGCTGTTCGCCTCGCTCAGCGTCCTCGCTGTTTTTGTGCTGGTTTACTTCCTGTACACGGGGCAGGCGGTCGAGTCCTGGTGGCTGACAATCTCCTCTGGCTTACTCCTGGCCGGCACCCTTGGGAATCTTTACGACCGTCTCGGTCTGCACGGTCATCTCGATCTCAACGGCCGTCCGATTTATGGTGTTCGTGACTTCCTCGACTTCGTGTTTTTTAACGGGGGATTTCACTGGGCCACATTTAACCTGGCAGACAGCTATCTGGTCACTGGTGCCATTCTGCTGGTGTTGCAGTCTTTCACGCAGCCCGTCGCCGCTCCGGCTACTTCTTTGTCGGCGACGCAATCTTGTCCTTGA